Proteins encoded in a region of the Gemmatimonadaceae bacterium genome:
- a CDS encoding RagB/SusD family nutrient uptake outer membrane protein, whose protein sequence is MKRILMSTVTLGLVAGAFGCVNLDEKLITGVSSEYYSTPDGLNSAVIASYAQLRGFYGREQLLSLTQVGTDTWMAADQSGSNNKDFDSYGGGLNSTVAPLANTWNPAYQAINTLNAALDRGPATQGLSAAVKNSLLGEAHFLRALNYFTLVQQFGDVTLSVHENKGVQQSAVRDPAASVYAAILADLDSAITLLPVTQADFGRATKGAAQALRSKVYLTRAYKDYSPGKQADFQAALADAKAVIASGTYSLEPVFADLWCVARPADPGRTGYCENTGYQGNRKEFIFTVQFGPNGVYNATNVDADNEYNYLHLVFLGQYDNNGIWAGTPRDLNNGRPFRRLMPTPYELSLWNKYIGTPGASDILDTRFDATFQTTWIATVGGVKNPVGTCPSCTSNATVNVGDTAAVYYPFGVTTAQRQSKAYEILTPCPTDQVAQPTAATYCGDRNNANDGFFNWQHFPSLKKYQDNLRANLTAQEGGKVQVILRLGEMYLVAAEADVQLNNPAEAAQMINVLHVRAASPAHKNDYNVTAAQMNIDYVMEEREREMAGEFTRWYDLVRVGSQYFVDRVKKFNPHATNLALRHALRPIPQSQIDGVLIGPKYPQNPGY, encoded by the coding sequence ATGAAGCGCATACTGATGTCGACCGTGACGCTGGGGCTCGTTGCCGGAGCCTTCGGCTGCGTCAATCTCGACGAAAAACTGATCACCGGCGTGAGCAGCGAGTATTACTCCACGCCCGACGGTCTCAACTCCGCCGTCATCGCCAGCTACGCCCAGCTGCGCGGCTTCTATGGCCGCGAACAGCTGCTGTCGCTGACGCAGGTCGGTACGGACACCTGGATGGCCGCCGACCAGTCGGGATCCAACAACAAGGATTTCGACAGCTATGGCGGCGGCTTGAACAGCACGGTCGCGCCGCTCGCCAACACGTGGAACCCGGCGTATCAGGCGATCAACACGCTCAACGCGGCGCTCGATCGCGGACCGGCCACGCAGGGACTGTCCGCCGCGGTGAAGAACTCGCTCCTCGGCGAAGCGCACTTCCTGCGCGCGCTCAACTACTTCACGCTCGTGCAGCAGTTCGGCGACGTGACTCTCTCGGTGCACGAAAACAAGGGCGTGCAGCAGAGCGCCGTGCGCGATCCGGCGGCGAGCGTGTACGCCGCGATCCTCGCCGATCTGGATTCTGCGATTACGCTGCTTCCCGTGACGCAGGCGGACTTCGGCCGAGCGACGAAGGGCGCGGCGCAGGCGTTGCGCTCCAAGGTGTATCTCACCCGCGCCTACAAGGACTACTCGCCCGGCAAGCAGGCCGACTTCCAGGCGGCGCTCGCCGACGCGAAGGCGGTCATCGCTTCCGGGACGTACTCGCTCGAGCCGGTGTTCGCGGACCTCTGGTGCGTCGCGCGTCCCGCCGATCCGGGCCGGACCGGATACTGTGAAAACACGGGATATCAGGGCAACCGGAAGGAATTCATCTTCACCGTGCAGTTCGGGCCGAACGGCGTCTACAACGCGACCAACGTCGACGCCGACAACGAGTACAACTACCTCCACCTCGTCTTCCTCGGCCAATACGACAACAACGGCATCTGGGCGGGCACGCCGCGCGACTTGAACAACGGCCGCCCGTTCCGCCGCCTCATGCCGACGCCGTACGAACTGAGCCTCTGGAACAAGTACATCGGCACGCCGGGCGCGAGCGACATCCTCGACACGCGCTTCGACGCGACCTTCCAGACGACGTGGATCGCGACGGTCGGCGGCGTGAAGAATCCCGTGGGAACCTGCCCGTCGTGCACGAGCAACGCGACGGTGAACGTCGGCGACACGGCGGCCGTGTACTACCCGTTCGGCGTGACCACGGCGCAGCGTCAGAGCAAGGCGTACGAGATCCTCACGCCGTGCCCGACCGACCAAGTCGCGCAGCCGACCGCCGCGACCTACTGCGGCGACCGGAACAACGCGAACGACGGCTTCTTCAACTGGCAGCATTTCCCGTCGCTCAAGAAGTATCAGGACAACCTGCGCGCCAACCTCACCGCGCAAGAAGGCGGCAAGGTGCAGGTCATCCTGCGTCTCGGCGAGATGTATCTCGTCGCGGCGGAGGCCGACGTGCAGCTCAACAACCCGGCGGAAGCGGCGCAGATGATCAACGTGCTGCACGTCCGCGCGGCGAGCCCGGCGCACAAGAACGACTACAACGTCACGGCCGCGCAGATGAACATCGACTACGTCATGGAAGAGCGGGAGCGTGAGATGGCGGGCGAGTTCACGCGGTGGTACGACCTCGTTCGCGTCGGCTCGCAGTACTTCGTGGATCGCGTCAAGAAGTTCAACCCGCACGCCACGAACCTCGCGCTCCGGCACGCGCTCCGTCCGATCCCGCAGTCCCAGATCGATGGTGTGTTGATCGGGCCGAAGTACCCGCAGAACCCAGGGTACTGA